One region of Plasmodium gaboni strain SY75 chromosome 6, whole genome shotgun sequence genomic DNA includes:
- a CDS encoding hypothetical protein (conserved Plasmodium protein, unknown function~transcript variant 2; alternatively spliced): protein MWNVFNFNNIDDKLKNFKNEKEIYTHEDLRYYFEKLVKINLNNVNVNNFIELIRKITQITIWGDKYDDQIFQYFCEDNIFNHFIYLLKQKINKNIRIQIYQSLTMLIQNIQKDISLYYIFSNNKINNLIYTTFIYQDDEIMPYYISMIKSISFFLNYHTSKFFFNEKSMKFPLYTESLRLYKFNDIITRTYVKNIILNILKIDDEGIENLILLRSSFFTILVCYLRNNLIKMNKIYTKTKESKKLNKHFNNYLEEIDDVLYFFEDMLNCEKKRINDMLIVKLIIYFYFPIIGSFHNSIYFHGVHPESDSNMCNHSEKREEQNIFKKDINSNDINEEQLNYGSLDYVYFSSNGKDGTSKQVHMNHAKKNDTNEEDKNNLEEKKKNLDDKNNLEEKNNLEEKNNLEDKKNLEDKKNLDDKKNLDDKKNLEDKNNVTDDKKDQKQKNTHKNEKVATDSHNEKKKKEVVFKLNEQNDNDMMDYQNNKSIKDDDINNNNNSKDEKDKNDIIYTNPEISLENIELFNSYNIPFLRLVDNNFINCKNYDFCKSLSSSNDSSMNSNISYIEREKDEYLFLNEENINKTESLTNEDNNNTNKNDANKKNESNNNNKKKEKKSENAYEFLYFKGRLNVRRQKDNDKNKTEANKKKQVDNETNNVKNNNVIDQYNSDSNFIKENDLKDYYFKKREKKNIFIQLNSRNGILHKKKNKNNNTHLNNNSVNNNEEFCDINNFINNKEFIKDIKQNNLYDSCYVEIPTLQKKITFDENINNDIYNYLFNFNCFTLNALNFYNHNISITNVFYNIFKVGLCFHPLCYVNSFKNFSLLYNYLINTNLSLFVLIRSLNILKNDKINKIVYSLIFGEQINEYFLHKILSVELKDPYFYAYFFDAHKKMNINKNANDDMEFEDIYTSSIDYLLPEYNKEEEASCLNLINKYYNNMVTKMPPCSIENHKGEHEEKKETKKIVGEEKKEIEENKEKENKKTDDENKENKEEVVVDKEIKKESDEDKGIMKTDDEDKEIKKEADEDKENKKEADEDKEIKKTDDEDKENKKTDDEDKKNKKETDEDKEIKKEADEDKENKNEVDVDREVKKTDDKDKDKENKNEVDVDREVKKTDDKDKENKNEVDVDKDNKKTDDENKVIKESNDEDNENKNKVDGDKDINKTDDENKVIKKTNDEDNENKNKVDVDKEINNTDDKDKQNNSTCQEQKEKELIVKNGKKDETNVHKEKEQEECKDKDVQEEGNKEKELKDQENKEHINQKDNKKKDILDQNSKEKDINEEATVLEEEKKQTQINSMKESENIGEIEKNLTSNSIMRYNELSNPILLNFMLLTNIQKEKNIKKCEKDNIKNKISDIYLLLSIQFIYNYLNTSDDDLNNMNISFFKVSNYNFLYIYWNIINVHINNLYLRILTLKLLVNLTLLYVQKIKDKNVCAEFVTPLLSLMEKIKKKLANKIKSIICKMEYKVCQIFWEESKIYENCCQEKINICGDSILMNIVNEAEEFEDYHFLSYPVSQIEIYRRNVHALFVLNGFSSQLQDIISNTKIDPMKSVPFDFSYKDATALIDIKNKNTIKCFLKNNNKIFNCYYIEDKTNFLLCIPSNSHVNEALIIFSYPLMLIDLYIDKNDNKKLIVHAYSYNNEENNVDESVITTFNNSEKIFNNNNTYDSNYVNIVRCYSSNNDDNISDENVKIHKNDYILNKYSSAYKKNKTITNVKKEWCIKELNFMKNILKLNFYDTTRSLIVYKEIKSGIQSVNDKYKKKLEEYLDTFN, encoded by the exons ATGTGGAatgtttttaatttcaataatattgatgataaattaaaaaattttaaaaatgaaaaagaaatatatactCACGAAGATTTAAG ATATTACTTTGAGAAGTTGgtgaaaataaatttgaACAATGTTAATGTAAATAACTTCATAGAattaataagaaaaattacTCAAATAACAATATGGGGAGACAAATATGATGATCAAATTTTTCA ATACTTTTGTGAGGACAACATCTTTAACCACTTCATTTATTTACTGAAGcagaaaataaataaaaatatcaGGATACAAATATATCAGTCACTTACTATGTTAATACAGAACATACAAAAGGACATATCtttat attatatattcagcaacaacaaaataaacaatttaatttatactacttttatttatcaagatgatgaaattatgccatattatatttcaatGATTAAATcaatttctttttttttgaattatcATACCTCCAAGTTCTTTTTTAACgaa aagAGTATGAAGTTTCCGTTATATACAGAATCATTGAGGCTATACAAatttaatgatataataacTAGGACATACGTTAAAAACATCATTCTTAATATACTTAAAa TTGATGATGAAGGTATagaaaatttaattttgttAAGGTCATCCTTTTTTACAATCCTAGTATGTTatttaagaaataatttaataaagatgaataaaatatataccAAAACCAAAGAATCCAAAAAGTTAAATAAACATTTCAATAATTATCTAGAAGAAATTGATgatgttttatatttttttgaagaTATGCTTAATTgcgaaaaaaaaagaatcAATGATATGTTAATAGTAAAActtataatttatttttattttccaATAATTGGTTCTTTTCATAACTCCATATATTTTCATGGAGTACATCCTGAAAGTGATAGTAATATGTGTAATCATTCAGAGAAACGAgaagaacaaaatatattcaagAAGGATATTAATAGTAATGATATAAACGAGGAGCAACTTAATTATGGTAGTCTTGATTATGTCTATTTTTCTAGCAATGGTAAAGATGGTACCTCAAAACAAGTTCATATGAATCatgcaaaaaaaaatgacaCAAATGAAGaggataaaaataatttggaagaaaaaaaaaaaaatttggatgataaaaataatttggaagaaaaaaataatttggaagaaaaaaataatttggaagataaaaaaaatttggaagataaaaaaaatttggatgataaaaaaaatttggatgataaaaaaaatttggaagataaaaataatgtaacagatgataaaaaagatCAAAAACAGAAAAATACGCATAAGAATGAAAAAGTTGCAACAGATTCACAtaacgaaaaaaaaaagaaagaagttgtttttaaattaaacgaacaaaatgataatgatatgatggattatcaaaataataaaagtataaaagatgatgatattaataataataataatagtaaagatgaaaaagataaaaatgatataatttataCTAATCCTGAAATATCTTTAGAAAACATTGAACTATTcaattcatataatattccCTTTTTACGATTAgttgataataattttataaattgtaaaaattatgatttTTGTAAAAGCTTGTCCTCATCAAATGACTCTTCTATGAATTCTAACATAAGCTACATTGAAAGAGAGAAGgatgaatatttatttcttaatgaagaaaatataaacaaaacAGAAAGTTTAAcaaatgaagataataataatacaaataaaaatgacgcgaacaaaaagaatgaaagtaataataataataaaaaaaaagaaaaaaaaagtgaaAATGCATATGAATTTTTGTACTTTAAAGGAAGATTAAATGTTAGGAGACAAAAagataatgataaaaataaaacagaagctaataaaaaaaaacaagtGGATAATGAAACAAAcaatgtaaaaaataataatgtgaTTGATCAATATAATAGTGATtctaattttataaaagaaaatgatttaaaagattattattttaaaaaaagagaaaaaaaaaatatattcattcaATTAAATTCACGAAATGGaatattacataaaaaaaaaaataaaaataataacacACATTTGAACAATAATTctgttaataataatgaagaattctgtgatataaataattttataaataataaagaatttataaaagatattaaacaaaataatttatatgattcATGTTATGTAGAAATACCAACGctccaaaaaaaaattacttttgatgaaaatattaataatgatatatataattatttatttaatttcaATTGTTTTACATTAAATGcattaaatttttataaccATAATATTAGTATTACAAATGTTTTctacaatatttttaaagtGGGCTTATGTTTCCATCCATTGTGTTATGTAAACTCCTTTAAAAATTTctctttattatataattatcttATAAATACCAACCTTTCTTTATTTGTACTTATCAGATCATTGAATATActtaaaaatgataaaattaataaaatcGTATATTCACTAATTTTTGGGGAACAAAttaatgaatattttttacataaaaTTTTATCAGTTGAATTAAAGGATCCTTATTTTTAtgcatatttttttgatgcacataaaaaaatgaatatcAATAAAAATGCAAATGATGATATGGAATTTGAAGATATTTACACATCTTCTATAGATTACTTATTGCCTGAATATAACAAGGAAGAAGAAGCTTCCTGTTTAAATctaattaataaatattataataatatggtTACAAAAATGCCACCCTGTTCTATCGAAAATCATAAAGGAGAACACgaagaaaaaaaggaaaccaaaaaaattgttggtgaggaaaaaaaggaaattgaagaaaataaagaaaaggAGAATAAAAAGACagatgatgaaaataagGAGAATAAGGAGGAAGTTGTTGTGGATAAAGAAATTAAGAAGGAATCTGATGAAGATAAGGGTATTATGAAGACAGATGATGAAGATAAGGAGATTAAGAAGGAAGCTGATGAAGATAAGGAGAATAAGAAGGAAGCTGATGAAGATAAGGAGATTAAGAAGACAGATGATGAAGATAAGGAGAATAAGAAGACAGATGATGAAGATAAGAAGAATAAGAAGGAAACTGATGAAGATAAGGAGATTAAGAAGGAAGCTGATGAAGATAAGGAGAATAAGAATGAAGTTGATGTAGATAGGGAGGTTAAGAAGACAGATGATAAAGATAAAGATAAGGAGAATAAGAATGAAGTTGATGTAGATAGGGAGGTTAAGAAGACAGATGATAAAGATAAGGAGAATAAGAATGAAGTTGATGTAGATAAGGATAATAAGAAGACagatgatgaaaataagGTGATTAAGGAGTCAaatgatgaagataatGAGAATAAGAATAAAGTTGATGGGGATAAGGATATTAACAAGACtgatgatgaaaataagGTGATTAAGAAGACAaatgatgaagataatGAGAATAAGAATAAAGTTGATGTAGATAAAGAGATTAACAATACTGATGATAAAGATAAGCAGAATAATAGTACCTGTCAGgaacaaaaagaaaaagaacTAATCGTTAAAAATGGAAAGAAAGATGAAACAAACGTCCATAAAGAAAAGGAACAGGAAGAATGCAAAGATAAGGACGTTCAAGAAGAGGGAAATAAAGAAAAGGAGTTGAAGGATcaagaaaataaagaacATATTAACCAAAAggataataaaaaaaaggatatatTGGATCAAAATTCTAAAGAgaaagatataaatgaagaagCAACTGTGTtagaagaagaaaaaaaacagaCTCAGATAAATTCTATGAAAGAAAGTGAAAATATTGGtgaaatagaaaaaaatttaacAAGTAATAGCATAATGAGATATAACGAATTAAGTAACCCAATATTACTTAATTTTATGTTACTTACTAATATACAAAAAGAGAagaatattaaaaaatgtgaaaaagataatattaaaaataaaatatcagatatatatttattgttaAGTATCCagtttatttataattatttaaatacaTCAGATGACgatttgaataatatgaatatttctttttttaaagtgtctaattataattttttatatatttattggAACATTATAAATGTccatataaataatttatacTTACGAATTCTTACATTGAAATTGTTAGTTAATTTGACATTATTGTATGTTCAGAAAATAAAGGATAAAAATGTGTGTGCCGAATTTGTAACACCATTATTATCGTTAATGGAAAAG attaagaaaaaattggcaaataaaattaaaagcATTATATGCAAAATGGAATATAAAGTGTGTCAAATATTTTGg GAGGAAtctaaaatatatgaaaattgttgtcaagaaaaaataaatatatgtggAGACTCCATATTAATGAATATCGTTAATGAAGCAGAAG AATTTGAGGATTATCACTTTCTCTCGTATCCCGTGTCTCAAATAGAAATATACAGAAGAAATGTTcat GCCTTATTTGTTTTAAACGGTTTCTCTAGCCAACTTCAGGATATAATATCAAACACAAAAAT TGACCCAATGAAGTCAGTGCCCTTTGATTTTAGTTACAAAGACGCAACAGCCTTAATAgacataaaaaataaaaatacaattaaatgcttcttaaaaaataataacaaaatt tttaattgttattatatagaaGATAAAAccaattttttattatgcATTCCATCTAATAGTCACGTAAATGAAGCTCTAATTATTTTTAGCTATCCGTTAATGTTAATcgatttatatatagacaaaaatgataataaaaagttGATAGTTCATGCTTACAGTTATAACAATGAAGAGAATAATGTTGATGAGTCAGTTATCACAACCTTTAATAATTctgaaaaaatatttaataacaataatacATATGACAGTAATTATGTTAATATAGTAAGATGTTATAGTtcaaataatgatgataacATATCTGACGAAAATGTTaaaattcataaaaatgattatatCCTAAATAAATATAGTTCAGCATATAAGAAGAATAAAAC TATAACAAATGTAAAAAAAGAGTGGTGCATTAAGGAACTCAATTTTATGAAGAACATTTTGAAGCTCAATTTTTATGATACAACAAGATCTCTTATTGTATAC aaagaaataaaatcaGGTATACAAAGTGTGAACGACAAATACAAAAAGAAGCTGGAAGAATATCTGGATACGTTTAATTAA
- a CDS encoding hypothetical protein (conserved Plasmodium protein, unknown function~transcript variant 1; alternatively spliced) produces MWNVFNFNNIDDKLKNFKNEKEIYTHEDLRYYFEKLVKINLNNVNVNNFIELIRKITQITIWGDKYDDQIFQYFCEDNIFNHFIYLLKQKINKNIRIQIYQSLTMLIQNIQKDISLYYIFSNNKINNLIYTTFIYQDDEIMPYYISMIKSISFFLNYHTSKFFFNESMKFPLYTESLRLYKFNDIITRTYVKNIILNILKIDDEGIENLILLRSSFFTILVCYLRNNLIKMNKIYTKTKESKKLNKHFNNYLEEIDDVLYFFEDMLNCEKKRINDMLIVKLIIYFYFPIIGSFHNSIYFHGVHPESDSNMCNHSEKREEQNIFKKDINSNDINEEQLNYGSLDYVYFSSNGKDGTSKQVHMNHAKKNDTNEEDKNNLEEKKKNLDDKNNLEEKNNLEEKNNLEDKKNLEDKKNLDDKKNLDDKKNLEDKNNVTDDKKDQKQKNTHKNEKVATDSHNEKKKKEVVFKLNEQNDNDMMDYQNNKSIKDDDINNNNNSKDEKDKNDIIYTNPEISLENIELFNSYNIPFLRLVDNNFINCKNYDFCKSLSSSNDSSMNSNISYIEREKDEYLFLNEENINKTESLTNEDNNNTNKNDANKKNESNNNNKKKEKKSENAYEFLYFKGRLNVRRQKDNDKNKTEANKKKQVDNETNNVKNNNVIDQYNSDSNFIKENDLKDYYFKKREKKNIFIQLNSRNGILHKKKNKNNNTHLNNNSVNNNEEFCDINNFINNKEFIKDIKQNNLYDSCYVEIPTLQKKITFDENINNDIYNYLFNFNCFTLNALNFYNHNISITNVFYNIFKVGLCFHPLCYVNSFKNFSLLYNYLINTNLSLFVLIRSLNILKNDKINKIVYSLIFGEQINEYFLHKILSVELKDPYFYAYFFDAHKKMNINKNANDDMEFEDIYTSSIDYLLPEYNKEEEASCLNLINKYYNNMVTKMPPCSIENHKGEHEEKKETKKIVGEEKKEIEENKEKENKKTDDENKENKEEVVVDKEIKKESDEDKGIMKTDDEDKEIKKEADEDKENKKEADEDKEIKKTDDEDKENKKTDDEDKKNKKETDEDKEIKKEADEDKENKNEVDVDREVKKTDDKDKDKENKNEVDVDREVKKTDDKDKENKNEVDVDKDNKKTDDENKVIKESNDEDNENKNKVDGDKDINKTDDENKVIKKTNDEDNENKNKVDVDKEINNTDDKDKQNNSTCQEQKEKELIVKNGKKDETNVHKEKEQEECKDKDVQEEGNKEKELKDQENKEHINQKDNKKKDILDQNSKEKDINEEATVLEEEKKQTQINSMKESENIGEIEKNLTSNSIMRYNELSNPILLNFMLLTNIQKEKNIKKCEKDNIKNKISDIYLLLSIQFIYNYLNTSDDDLNNMNISFFKVSNYNFLYIYWNIINVHINNLYLRILTLKLLVNLTLLYVQKIKDKNVCAEFVTPLLSLMEKIKKKLANKIKSIICKMEYKVCQIFWEESKIYENCCQEKINICGDSILMNIVNEAEEFEDYHFLSYPVSQIEIYRRNVHALFVLNGFSSQLQDIISNTKIDPMKSVPFDFSYKDATALIDIKNKNTIKCFLKNNNKIFNCYYIEDKTNFLLCIPSNSHVNEALIIFSYPLMLIDLYIDKNDNKKLIVHAYSYNNEENNVDESVITTFNNSEKIFNNNNTYDSNYVNIVRCYSSNNDDNISDENVKIHKNDYILNKYSSAYKKNKTITNVKKEWCIKELNFMKNILKLNFYDTTRSLIVYKEIKSGIQSVNDKYKKKLEEYLDTFN; encoded by the exons ATGTGGAatgtttttaatttcaataatattgatgataaattaaaaaattttaaaaatgaaaaagaaatatatactCACGAAGATTTAAG ATATTACTTTGAGAAGTTGgtgaaaataaatttgaACAATGTTAATGTAAATAACTTCATAGAattaataagaaaaattacTCAAATAACAATATGGGGAGACAAATATGATGATCAAATTTTTCA ATACTTTTGTGAGGACAACATCTTTAACCACTTCATTTATTTACTGAAGcagaaaataaataaaaatatcaGGATACAAATATATCAGTCACTTACTATGTTAATACAGAACATACAAAAGGACATATCtttat attatatattcagcaacaacaaaataaacaatttaatttatactacttttatttatcaagatgatgaaattatgccatattatatttcaatGATTAAATcaatttctttttttttgaattatcATACCTCCAAGTTCTTTTTTAACgaa AGTATGAAGTTTCCGTTATATACAGAATCATTGAGGCTATACAAatttaatgatataataacTAGGACATACGTTAAAAACATCATTCTTAATATACTTAAAa TTGATGATGAAGGTATagaaaatttaattttgttAAGGTCATCCTTTTTTACAATCCTAGTATGTTatttaagaaataatttaataaagatgaataaaatatataccAAAACCAAAGAATCCAAAAAGTTAAATAAACATTTCAATAATTATCTAGAAGAAATTGATgatgttttatatttttttgaagaTATGCTTAATTgcgaaaaaaaaagaatcAATGATATGTTAATAGTAAAActtataatttatttttattttccaATAATTGGTTCTTTTCATAACTCCATATATTTTCATGGAGTACATCCTGAAAGTGATAGTAATATGTGTAATCATTCAGAGAAACGAgaagaacaaaatatattcaagAAGGATATTAATAGTAATGATATAAACGAGGAGCAACTTAATTATGGTAGTCTTGATTATGTCTATTTTTCTAGCAATGGTAAAGATGGTACCTCAAAACAAGTTCATATGAATCatgcaaaaaaaaatgacaCAAATGAAGaggataaaaataatttggaagaaaaaaaaaaaaatttggatgataaaaataatttggaagaaaaaaataatttggaagaaaaaaataatttggaagataaaaaaaatttggaagataaaaaaaatttggatgataaaaaaaatttggatgataaaaaaaatttggaagataaaaataatgtaacagatgataaaaaagatCAAAAACAGAAAAATACGCATAAGAATGAAAAAGTTGCAACAGATTCACAtaacgaaaaaaaaaagaaagaagttgtttttaaattaaacgaacaaaatgataatgatatgatggattatcaaaataataaaagtataaaagatgatgatattaataataataataatagtaaagatgaaaaagataaaaatgatataatttataCTAATCCTGAAATATCTTTAGAAAACATTGAACTATTcaattcatataatattccCTTTTTACGATTAgttgataataattttataaattgtaaaaattatgatttTTGTAAAAGCTTGTCCTCATCAAATGACTCTTCTATGAATTCTAACATAAGCTACATTGAAAGAGAGAAGgatgaatatttatttcttaatgaagaaaatataaacaaaacAGAAAGTTTAAcaaatgaagataataataatacaaataaaaatgacgcgaacaaaaagaatgaaagtaataataataataaaaaaaaagaaaaaaaaagtgaaAATGCATATGAATTTTTGTACTTTAAAGGAAGATTAAATGTTAGGAGACAAAAagataatgataaaaataaaacagaagctaataaaaaaaaacaagtGGATAATGAAACAAAcaatgtaaaaaataataatgtgaTTGATCAATATAATAGTGATtctaattttataaaagaaaatgatttaaaagattattattttaaaaaaagagaaaaaaaaaatatattcattcaATTAAATTCACGAAATGGaatattacataaaaaaaaaaataaaaataataacacACATTTGAACAATAATTctgttaataataatgaagaattctgtgatataaataattttataaataataaagaatttataaaagatattaaacaaaataatttatatgattcATGTTATGTAGAAATACCAACGctccaaaaaaaaattacttttgatgaaaatattaataatgatatatataattatttatttaatttcaATTGTTTTACATTAAATGcattaaatttttataaccATAATATTAGTATTACAAATGTTTTctacaatatttttaaagtGGGCTTATGTTTCCATCCATTGTGTTATGTAAACTCCTTTAAAAATTTctctttattatataattatcttATAAATACCAACCTTTCTTTATTTGTACTTATCAGATCATTGAATATActtaaaaatgataaaattaataaaatcGTATATTCACTAATTTTTGGGGAACAAAttaatgaatattttttacataaaaTTTTATCAGTTGAATTAAAGGATCCTTATTTTTAtgcatatttttttgatgcacataaaaaaatgaatatcAATAAAAATGCAAATGATGATATGGAATTTGAAGATATTTACACATCTTCTATAGATTACTTATTGCCTGAATATAACAAGGAAGAAGAAGCTTCCTGTTTAAATctaattaataaatattataataatatggtTACAAAAATGCCACCCTGTTCTATCGAAAATCATAAAGGAGAACACgaagaaaaaaaggaaaccaaaaaaattgttggtgaggaaaaaaaggaaattgaagaaaataaagaaaaggAGAATAAAAAGACagatgatgaaaataagGAGAATAAGGAGGAAGTTGTTGTGGATAAAGAAATTAAGAAGGAATCTGATGAAGATAAGGGTATTATGAAGACAGATGATGAAGATAAGGAGATTAAGAAGGAAGCTGATGAAGATAAGGAGAATAAGAAGGAAGCTGATGAAGATAAGGAGATTAAGAAGACAGATGATGAAGATAAGGAGAATAAGAAGACAGATGATGAAGATAAGAAGAATAAGAAGGAAACTGATGAAGATAAGGAGATTAAGAAGGAAGCTGATGAAGATAAGGAGAATAAGAATGAAGTTGATGTAGATAGGGAGGTTAAGAAGACAGATGATAAAGATAAAGATAAGGAGAATAAGAATGAAGTTGATGTAGATAGGGAGGTTAAGAAGACAGATGATAAAGATAAGGAGAATAAGAATGAAGTTGATGTAGATAAGGATAATAAGAAGACagatgatgaaaataagGTGATTAAGGAGTCAaatgatgaagataatGAGAATAAGAATAAAGTTGATGGGGATAAGGATATTAACAAGACtgatgatgaaaataagGTGATTAAGAAGACAaatgatgaagataatGAGAATAAGAATAAAGTTGATGTAGATAAAGAGATTAACAATACTGATGATAAAGATAAGCAGAATAATAGTACCTGTCAGgaacaaaaagaaaaagaacTAATCGTTAAAAATGGAAAGAAAGATGAAACAAACGTCCATAAAGAAAAGGAACAGGAAGAATGCAAAGATAAGGACGTTCAAGAAGAGGGAAATAAAGAAAAGGAGTTGAAGGATcaagaaaataaagaacATATTAACCAAAAggataataaaaaaaaggatatatTGGATCAAAATTCTAAAGAgaaagatataaatgaagaagCAACTGTGTtagaagaagaaaaaaaacagaCTCAGATAAATTCTATGAAAGAAAGTGAAAATATTGGtgaaatagaaaaaaatttaacAAGTAATAGCATAATGAGATATAACGAATTAAGTAACCCAATATTACTTAATTTTATGTTACTTACTAATATACAAAAAGAGAagaatattaaaaaatgtgaaaaagataatattaaaaataaaatatcagatatatatttattgttaAGTATCCagtttatttataattatttaaatacaTCAGATGACgatttgaataatatgaatatttctttttttaaagtgtctaattataattttttatatatttattggAACATTATAAATGTccatataaataatttatacTTACGAATTCTTACATTGAAATTGTTAGTTAATTTGACATTATTGTATGTTCAGAAAATAAAGGATAAAAATGTGTGTGCCGAATTTGTAACACCATTATTATCGTTAATGGAAAAG attaagaaaaaattggcaaataaaattaaaagcATTATATGCAAAATGGAATATAAAGTGTGTCAAATATTTTGg GAGGAAtctaaaatatatgaaaattgttgtcaagaaaaaataaatatatgtggAGACTCCATATTAATGAATATCGTTAATGAAGCAGAAG AATTTGAGGATTATCACTTTCTCTCGTATCCCGTGTCTCAAATAGAAATATACAGAAGAAATGTTcat GCCTTATTTGTTTTAAACGGTTTCTCTAGCCAACTTCAGGATATAATATCAAACACAAAAAT TGACCCAATGAAGTCAGTGCCCTTTGATTTTAGTTACAAAGACGCAACAGCCTTAATAgacataaaaaataaaaatacaattaaatgcttcttaaaaaataataacaaaatt tttaattgttattatatagaaGATAAAAccaattttttattatgcATTCCATCTAATAGTCACGTAAATGAAGCTCTAATTATTTTTAGCTATCCGTTAATGTTAATcgatttatatatagacaaaaatgataataaaaagttGATAGTTCATGCTTACAGTTATAACAATGAAGAGAATAATGTTGATGAGTCAGTTATCACAACCTTTAATAATTctgaaaaaatatttaataacaataatacATATGACAGTAATTATGTTAATATAGTAAGATGTTATAGTtcaaataatgatgataacATATCTGACGAAAATGTTaaaattcataaaaatgattatatCCTAAATAAATATAGTTCAGCATATAAGAAGAATAAAAC TATAACAAATGTAAAAAAAGAGTGGTGCATTAAGGAACTCAATTTTATGAAGAACATTTTGAAGCTCAATTTTTATGATACAACAAGATCTCTTATTGTATAC aaagaaataaaatcaGGTATACAAAGTGTGAACGACAAATACAAAAAGAAGCTGGAAGAATATCTGGATACGTTTAATTAA